GTGCAGTTCATTGTGACTCACATGTCCTCTAGAGGTAATGAAAGGCTCTGTAACAGACTTCATCAGACATTTCCTTACTGTGCTTTAAAGtgtcaatcagcagttgaaacaatgacCAAGTATTCTTCCGACCACTGTTTCTGTAAAAagctggggatggggctggataCATGTAACCACCTTCAAATTtaaagacagagctatggatgcaaggactgaccatctatGATTTcacaattatagttttaaccatgtttttaggctacacagtgtgtgtttacatgtactttgtttacaaacattgaacaagcttatattttgggttctgatggggtacgacagttgaccTAAACTCAGGAGCCATTTATAAGTCATTCTTTGAGAATGAATGGGtacatttcattcattcagaagtCCACCCATGGATGGCCCTtcaatacaatgttattttcaaCTGTAAAAAATAAATTCACCCAGTTACATTTTGCTTGTGTCATTATTGTTGAAGATTTCATATTGTTTTGTTGAGGATCATATTTAATCCAGCACCATTCCGTTGTCATCTTCACTCTCAACCACTCTAGGCATTGTACGTGTAGAGCAAAAGAACAACACTTTGTTGGAAAGGGGATTTTATGATGACGGACCTTATGAAGTTGGAGATGAGAACCGCTTGGATCCTGACCTGGTGCCTGTGCCTGCTAACAGCTACTTAGGTGGGTACAGTAGGTCTGAACTTTGACTGCGGGAACTACGTGTTTTCTGTGCTTAGGCATCCTGCTCGTGGCCAGTTTGTCTGCTGCCAACGCTGATCAGTTTCTGTATAAGTCGCCTTCTCTACAGGTCAGCCCTGAGAAAACTCTGGATGTGACGATCCAATAGTTTCTTAGGTTTGTGACTTCCGAGGTGGCTGAAACATACTCTCTTAACCATTCCATCTACATGGTCGTTAACTTGTGAATGGTTTATAATCTGAACATTTACCATGTAATTATTTCAATGTAATGTTTGAATGTACTGCAGTTTTTACTGGAATGACTTATATGTATATCAACATATGTTGTCTTGGCTGCTTCAAGATGACATGACTACTATAGTTCACATCTTGTGATTTTCTTTACATCCCAAATTCACTCATTTATTCATGAAAGATGAATGCTCTGAATTATACATAGTATAAGATATAAGCTGAACAAGCTTATGAACAATATCTAGATTCCTCTTATTTCATGTTGCAGGGTTTTCCATTGATTCTGGGCATAGCATCACCAAGGGGCGTGGCCTGACCATTGTGTCTGGGGCACCGCGAGCCAATCACTGTGGGGCTGTGGTCCTGTTGAGAAAGGAGAATGAAGCGTCCGCAAGACTCTCCCCGGAGTACATTCTAGAAGGGCCTGGACTTGCATCTTCTTTTGGATATGATGTAGCTGTGGTCGACCTGAATGGAGATGGGTATGTGACACAGTTTTGGCTTATCCATACATTATGTCAGGGGTCCCCAATTACATTCAGCCGTGGGCCCATTTTTCCTTGAGCGGATGGTTGGGGGGCCGGAACTTAGTtataaataatttgtacactgcaaattcaCTTCAAGAATCCCAAACAGGTACAGTATTTGGCATAAAcaaaataatttcaaaccttgattacattgggatTAGAGCTCTGCTACCCAAGCTGAGTCTGACAGGCCCTGACATTATACATAGGGTTAGTGCCGTGTAGGGCCAGTTTTTTCATAAATAACTAGGATATGGGCAGGGCTTGGGTATCACTAAATTGATCACTAACattttgaagctgagccattTGCTCATGCCCTGCTGCGTCGTACAGTCATATCTGACTAAGATCAAAACATGGAGTCAGAAGTCCTTCAACCTCGTCAAATATAAGATGGGAGAGGTTTCACCGAAAATGTTAATGTTCCTTGAGTTTTGTTGGAGTTTGCAGTGATGAAAAGTAGCTAACAGCTAACTGCTCTCATGTCTCATCATTGAGCAGAGCAGCCCAAGCGGAGCCGTTGCTATGGGTACTTACAGATACAGAGCCGCCATGAGCAGAGTGCATGCAGAGTGAGTAGCGTGCAGGgagtgagtgacacacagagaggagcagCTAACGGATTTACTAATGGAGGAAGTTATTTCTGGTTTCGGGCAGGGCCGAAAATTTGGCAGATACAAATcggcctgggtagggtagggcatGAACATTGTGGGCATGTGTAGGGCTTGGGTTTAAAATGCATGCTTGTGCAGTGCTCTAATTGGGATACGATCACAGTgtgaatacttgggaacagatttcctgaaTTACAATCCCTTTGAGAtgatttcctggtgattttagGAAAATTATATCCccccaaaaactttttttttttactcagaaAACTTGTGGGGCCAAATATACTGAACaccaatataaacgcaacatgtaaagtgttggtgccatgttttatgagctggaaaaaaagaaatgttcctatacgcacacaaaaaaaaaaaaactcaaattttgtgcacaaatttgtgttcatccctgttagtgagcatttctcctttgacaagataatccaaccacctgacaggtgttgcatatcatgaagctgacaaaacagcatgatcattgctcaggtgcaccctgtgttggggacaataaaaggccagtctaaaatgtgcagttttgtcacacaacacaatgcaacagatgtctcaagttttgagggagcatgcaattggctgGCCAGCTGCAGGGttctccaccagagctgttgccagagcatttaatgttcatttctctaccataagccgcctccaacgttgtttttgaggatttggcagtacgtccaatcaGCCTCACTACTGCCTCACACGTGTAACCATGACAGCCCagtacctccacatccggcttcttcacatgCGGGATCATCTGGGACCAGcgacccggacagctgatgaaactgaggagtttTTCTgtatgtaataaagcccttttgtggggaaaactcattctgattggctccccagtaggtgggcctggctgcacccctgccaagtcatgtgaaatgcataattgactgatttccttatatgaactgtaactcagtaaaatctttgaaattgttgcatgttgcgtttatatttttgttcagtataaaatcaCCCGCCTATTGGGGAACCCCGCATTATGTCATCAAACCTACATGGATATTGTAACTTATGTTTCAAATATcgcctttattttttttgcatcACAGGTGGCAGGATATTGTTGTGGGAGCCCCTCAGTTCTTTATGAAAGAGAGAGACTTTGGAGGAGCTGTTTATGTCTACATCAACCAGGCAGGAAAGTGGGACAAGATCACCCCAATCCGCCTCAATGGAACCAAAGACTCAATGTTTGGGCTGGCAGTGGAAAACATCGGTGACATCAATCAGGATTCCTATCAAGGTGGGAACCTGGCATCTGTACTTATTTCTGACCTTTCTGTGCTTGTGTCATAACATTCCATAGCTAAATGGCTTCTCTTTTACAGACATTGCTGTTGGAGCGCCCTACGCTGATGCCGGGGCAGGAAAAGTGTACATTTACCACGGTTCTGCTATTGGAATCAACACCAAGCCGGCACAGGTGGTTATGCAGTGTTTTATTGGTCACAGGATATGCTTGTTGACGTAGTGGAATGGCATCACTGCTGCATCCCATTTTCACCTATTGATTTATTTGTCATTTCAGATCCTTGAGGGAATGCCCAACATCATCAGATTATTTGGATATTCTCTGGCTGGGAACATGGATTTAGATAAGAATTCCTATCCTGATATAGCTATTGGGTCTCTCTCAGATACTGTTCTCGTTTACCGGTAACGATCTTGTTCGGCTATCTACAACAATCCAATTACGACCTCACAAATACATTTCACGATAACACATACAGTAACAACTCGCATAacaactcttttttttttagggCAAGGCCAATTATTAGCATTCAGAAGGATGTCAAAATTACTCCAAAGGAAATTGACCTCACAAAGAAAACCTGTGGCAACAGTATCTGGTAAGGTGTTGATGGGATTTGATGAGTGCTCATGTTTGAAAATATGTCTGACATCTTTGCGCTTCTGTAGATTTGTTTCCTATTAACACAATTGAATTCATAATCCATTTGTTGTCTATAGCTTGACCGTGGAGGCATGTTTCACCTATAAAGCAAACCCTGTATCCTACAGCCCAAAACTAAGTAAGCAAAGCCTCTTTCTTCTTTCACCTCAGCCCAATTGGCATACTTTGTCATAGTCCTGAAAGTCCTGAATCCCTTTGTCCTTACATAATACACACTGTTGTTCTGGAATGTTTCCTTACAGCTATCCGCTACGCATTTGAGGGTGAGGCAGATCGCAGGAAGCAAGGGCTTCCCTCCAGGATCCTCTTCCTCGACAAGTCTCGCACCGACCAGGACTTCCAATCGACCGGAACTCTGGACCTCCGGGGACAAAACAAAAGAGCTTGCACCAAGACAAAAATCAAACTGCAGGTAATACTTTTTGGTATTTTTCTAACCCTCTTGGGATTCTAAAAGGATACCTAGAAGGGAGATGGTGTACATAATTGTTTTCTCTGTCTGTAGGATAACATTAGGGACAAGCTGCATGGTATTCCCATTGAGGTGTCGTTGGGAATCCAGGGTACCAAGCGGCAGAAGAGGCAGAACGCTCTCCCCCAGCTTGTGCCTATTCTTGACAACTCCCAGCCAAGCAAGGTCGTCACTGAGGTAACCATCCTTTCCCAACTGTTACACGTGTTTCATGATGTCATTGAATGGCTCAGAGTGATTGGAATTCAGTACATTTTAGAATGGACTTACTGTCAGATGCATTGAAAATAAGCTTGATCTTGCTTTTTACAGGTGAACTTCTTAAAGGAGGGATGCGGAAATGATAATATTTGCCAGAGTAGCTTACAACTGGAGTACAGATTCTGCTCCAAAGGGCTCAACCAAGATATATTTCCCCCTTTACCTATGTGAGTATGAACAAGCATTCTTAGTGCATATACATTCAGGGACTTTCATGATAAGATTTGGAAAAGAAAACCATGACTCTGAGGAAGAGGTATCAGGCAATGTTTTGTTTTTATCCAGGGAGAATGGGCTACCAGTGATCTCCCTCAGTGATCAGAAGGACATAGCTCTGGAGGTGACAGTGAAGAACAGAAATGGGGATGATGCCCATGAGGCTAAACTGGTGGGGATGTTCCCCAACGCTCTCTCATACTCCGGTTTCCGCTCTCAGAAAATGACAGTAAGTGAAGTGACTCTGGTTTATTTCAGCATACACCTTTTTGCTATCCGTCAAGTAATACCATTGTAATGAGTTCCTGTTCTCCAGAGGGATAAACCGGTTCTCTGTTTAGCCAATCAGAATGGCTCCCAAACAGAGTGTGAACTGGGGAATCCATTCAAAAGAGATTCAGAGGTAGGCTATGCACTTGTTTTCATTACAGTATTTTTATTATTCTGTCATTGTGTGGCTCACTTGTGGTGAATGTTATGAAATATTTGGATGCAATGTGTTTCCAGGTTACTTTCTACATAATCTTGAGCACTGCTGGTATCTCTCTCGATACGGCAGAAATTAATATTGACCTTGAGCTTCAAACGTAAGTGGCACTATTATTTTTTCACAAAGGTGACTGATGATTGACTTGTATAAATCCTTTTTTCTTCAATTCAGTCTGGTATGATAACGGTAGCCCCTATCTGCAAAAGTATGGTGTCTGTGGAAAGCTGAGTATCTTGGCCATTGATCTACCTTCTTTGGTGTGACTTAACAGCATATATGGGAAAACACATTTATAAGGGCAGGCCGAGCCGATGACCGCTACCTAGATTGcggattttaatatttttttatttatttaactaggcaagtcaattaagaacaaattcttattttcaatgactgcctaggaacagtggtttaacttccttgtttaggggcagagcGACGGTTATTTTTTTgtagcttgtcagctcggggattcgatcttgcaacctttcggttactagtccaacgctctaaccactagagttGACTTGGGCGGGACAAAACAAGGCCTAGAACCATTTATGCGTGATGCGAACAATTGCTACCTGACTCAGAGGACGAGACGTACCGAGCACCGTACATTACATTGTAAACATATTTAAACGCTTTTTCATCAAATATGGCTTCTcaagaaaataaaaaagaataTCGAAGTGAAGTAAAACTCAAATAAATATATCTAACAGGAACCTAATAGAAGGCCGCTAATGAATAAGTATATCGACGCTTTAAATAAAATTCTGGAGTCGGACTCGGATCAGGGGAGCGATTTGGAAAAGGAGGAAATCGACTCGGCCGACGAAGATTGCTTTCTAGAAGGATTGGATCCTCTTTTAGATCTGTAAGTAAATGGTTTCCATGGCTTTGCATAGCTAATTTACTCtgtgtatttcagtttttataagTTGTCTGCTTTTTGTGCTTTGGATTTAGTTTACATAGGCCTATGTAACAAGTCATTTCAATGTTATATAATTCCAAAGTAGTTATTGTCTAAGTTTCATCCTTGTAAATCTGGAGAGGCCACTATACTCTTATGGCCATTGTTTATTCAGAGTGGTTAAatgctgaagacacatttcagttgtacaactgactacgTATCCCCATTTTCCTTTCCCTTTCTTTGTGGTTCTCACCTCTACCTTCGACTCCAAAGTGTTActgtttgcattgtgtgtgtgcttctcaCCATCTATGTGAGTCACTGTCCAGATCACATTTAGGCTTGGTGTTTTTACTTTATAGTAATGTTATTTGGTAAATTTAGTAAACTGTTATTCTGTGTGTCTTACAACAAAATATCATTTTATTTTAGTCGCCACAGAGTGGAGGATGCATAGAATTTGGATGATGACGTTTGGGAGCCCCCCTTCCCAGCAAGCGCCCCTGCCGGTCAAGGTCTTCACCCCCCACTGCTCTGTCAATCACCCCGTCTGATGGTTCTAAATCCACCACTCGACAAAGGCCTCACTCCTCTTCAACCACCCCCAATGCAGGCCCTGGCACCACTCCCCTGTTCATCTGGAGGTGCGGAGGCAGGGAGGAGATCTAGGCCTCaacagagaagagggaggtgcGGAGGCCGGGAGAAGATCTAGGCCtcaacagagaagagggagaggcggTGGAAGCAGCACAACGGAGGACAGGTGCTATATGGTCCTTCAAGATGATGAGGAGCCAGAACAATTTAGGTTTAAACCCAAACGACCTGAAGGCCCCCCTTACAGCTGGGGGCCTTCCCAAACAACCTGAAGGCCCCCCTTACAGCTAGGGGCCTTCCCAAACGACCTGAAGGCCCCCCTTACAGCTAGGGGCCTTCCCAAACGACCTGAAGGCCCCCCTTACAGCTGTTTCAGCTTTACTTTACCACCTCTGTACTGGGAACACTAATTAGTAATACCGACAAGAAGCAGCAGGGGGGGAAGGAAGATGTCTTGGAAACCTGTCACCAGGGGTGACATGCTCAACTACATGTCCTTGGTGATTTACATGGGACTGGTAAAGGTATCAAGACTAGTTGACAACTGGAGCAAGACCGCACTCTATCTGTTTTGAGTTCCCCACCTCCATCGTAGGTGAAAACCGATTCTTGGCCATCAACCGTGCTCTTCACATGAGTGACCCACAAAAGGATCAGGAGAATGACCAGAAGGGGACTTCAGGGTATGATCGTCTTGTAAGAGTCAAGCCCCTTTATCATGACATTATTTCCAGCCTGCTCCAAATCTATGTATAGTTGAGTGCATGGTTGCCTCAAAGGCTCGAATTGGCTTGAAGCAGTATATGAAAAATAAGCCGACCAAGTGGAGCTACAAGCTCTTTGTGCCGATTCAGCCCCTGCCTACACGTGAACCCTTTTCATCTTTGAAGGCAAGGTGATCACACCCACTGGGAAGGGCCTCAGTTATGACTCTGTTATGCAGCTGATGGACTTCCCTTTACTTGGCAGTGAGTACAAGCTCTTTGTGGACCATTTTTACACTAGTCCCACGCTTTTCATAGACCTCTAGAAAAAGAAAATATTGGCTTGTCCTAACAGAATCGCGTTTCCCTAAGACCAAGGTAAACGGCATGGCAAAGACAGCGAAGAGGGGTACTATATGTTGGATCAGGACTAATAAGCTGCTTTTTGTGAAATGGATAGACACTATGGAAGTAACCACTCTCACCACACAGCATAAGGCTGTGAAAAATGCCAATGGGGCACGGGTGAGGAATAATGTCCCCGTTTCTGTGAAGGACTGATGCTCTGATAGGCTACTACCAGGTCCTCCACAAGACCAGGAAGTGGTATAAGACTTTCATTTACCACTTTGTGGACATTGCTACAGTAAATGCTTTCATTCTCCACAAGCAGATGGCCAAAGCAAAAGGTCAAACCCCTCTCTCCCAGTTGGCCTTCTGAGAGCAGCTGGTGTTGGAAATGGCTGAATTAGGGGCCTGAATTAGGGGCCcaactggggggggggggtgaaatgCCAGCTCACTTTTTGTTTCCTGGCAGAGAGGGACTGCTTCAAAGACTATTGACATGCACAAGCTATGGTGAAATGTAATCATCTGGGATGTAAAACGAACACGAATGCCATTTGTAAATAGTTTCTATTCATTCCATTTTTGCACATTTTCTAGTGAAGGACACATGCGAAACCAAGTTGTGTTTCAGAATACATTTTATATCATTTTTTATGTATACATGTTGCTTTAATATTGTTTTTGTAAATAGTTCATTTGAATGTGGGACCAATACATTGGATAAGCCTACGCTAAACGTTCAGgcactttggagaggttgaaaaaccaCTTCTATGTCCCCcgacaccaccacaatgtttgagagaggttGGTGTTGTGGAAATGTTGTTTTTATAGTTAACAATAACTTTTAGGCACATCCATTTTGCAAAAACAGTGCAATTaccatattcagacactttggagaggttgaaaGGACACTGAAATGTACCCTGGCTAACCCataacaccaccacaatgtttgaaGTGAGGTTGACATGGTAAAAATagtttttatactgaacaaatagcATTTAGGGATTGCAAATATGTAATAGCACTGGAATTCTATAATTTACAGACATACGCCACTTTGGAGAGGTTCGGGGACACTTGGAAATGTCCCGTGATCACACCTGACACCCCTTCTAAAACATCTGCCCATTTCTAATTGTTAGGTCTATCAAGCCTATTTTTTTCTGATATTGTTCACATGTTGTGGAAGCCATCTGATGCGTTTCCAGCTCTAGTCATCAATAATTCACTTATAGCTAGCTGGTCAATGAAAGATGACCATCAAAAGAACAATAAAAACGTATTTTGTGTGTTCTTGTTCATGTGTAAACTATCTATCTTCTGATCATTTCCTCATCTCTCAGATGTCTTCTTTCCAAATACACAAAGTTTCTGCATGTCAGAAGCATGTAATTACACACGAACAGCagttacttttgggtatgtctatttcAGGCGGAAATGTACCTTTTGCCATTACATTTTAAGAGGATAACAAACACTTACGTGTCACTTCTCTACCTTCAGGACCAGTACACAGGACAAAATGGGAAGAGTGAAAGCAAAGGCGAAAGTCGTGATTGAGCTGTTACTTTCTGTTGCAGGGTAAGTAGTGTTTCTAACATTTTCACTTGTTGACTACTGCATCGACTAGATTTCAAATACTTTTTTTGATCTGATGTATTTAAAAGTACACGGAGAGCGAACATTAATGGCatccatgtcaatctctcatggctccaAGTGGAAGAGAGATAGACATCATCATTACTTGCTTTCGTAAGACAtgttgacaagctgaaggtaCCGAGCCGTCTGTttttaaaatactagcacacagctcggacacccatgcataccccacaagacatgccaccagaggtctcttcacagtccagaacagactatggaggCGCTCagcactacatagagccatgactacacagAACTCTaactattccacatcaggtaactgatgcaagcagtagaatcagacttaaaaagcaggtaaaaatacaccttatggaacagcggggactgtgaagtaacacacacagacacatgcacacacacacacgataacatacgcactatacacacaaacaaatatattttgtgttgtagatatgtggtgttggagtaagggcctgagggcacacacttagtgtgttgtgaattctgtaatgaatgtattgtaatgtttttaaagttgtataactgccttaattccgacagaccccaggaagagtagctgctgccttggcagcagctaatggagatccttaataaatacaaatgtagtCCACTAATATGTGGTTTGTTTATCAATCAGAGTTGCGAGACCCTCCCAGGTGTATTTTGGGGGTGATGTGAAAGGAGAGAGTGCCATCAAGACAGAAGAGGAGATTGGCGGTTTGATTGATTATGAATTTAAGGTAATTATCATTGTCTGCTTATCTCAGTTTCTCAATATCACGTTGTCTGAGTTTGAccgtgatgtaaaaaaaaaaaatattatacctCCAGATAATCAATTTGGGTAAGCCGTTGAAGTCCTTTGGCACAGCCTCGTTGAACATCCAGTGGCCCAAAGAGAATGTGGATGGGAAATGGCTGTTATATCTGGTTAAGATCAGCAGTACTGGCCTGGAAGAGATCCCCTGCTCCCCAGAGACTGAGATCAACCCTCTCAAACACATTCAGGTAATACTTTCCTTCTGAAGTTTCACTGTACCTGATGCATTTGTGGAAAAGCAAAATGGGCCAGAGATTAAGCGTTATTAAGACATTCACGTTTGAATCACTAACTTGTGatgagtttatttattttttaggagTCCAGCACATCTAGGAAAAAGCGTGAAGTTGGAGGCAAAAAATCTGGAAGCAAAATGACTTTATTGGACCAAAAAAAGCACAAGATTTTGGTAAACTCTCTTTCACTTGCATTTAAAAATAGATCAATAATAACACGTTGTCTGTCTGACAAAAGGTTATGTTCCTCTCAGATGTGTGGCAATGGCTATGACGCTAGATGTGTGGTGATCAAGTGCCCTCTACAGGGCTTGGACAGTAGTGCAGTGATTGCGCTGCGATGCCGCCTGTGGAACGCTACCTTCCTTGAGGTGAGAAACAACATGCCTGTTGCTATTTGCTTTTCAAAAGAGTTCTAAATAGCAGATACGAATAATTCAGTCATTCTCTAACATTGAAAACCTTTGTTTTGAAACAGAATTATGCCAATTTGAACTATCTTGATATAATTGTGAAAGCATCCATCAGCCTTGATGCTCCTGCAAAGAATATGGTTCTCAGGAATGCTGAGACTCAGGTGTGTGGCACAGAAGAACTCTTGACATCCGTTATCATCCACTCACACAATGACACCTTCACTGATCAATACAATTTTAAGAATGTATATGTAACAAATCGAAATATACAGACGGTTTCTTCTTGTACCCATGCAGGTGAGAGTCACGGTGTTTCCAGAGAAGGCAGTAACCCAGTATGGTGGAGTTCCCTGGTGGATCATCCTTGTGGCTGTCCTGGCTGGTATTCTGATGTTGGCATTGCTAGTGTTTCTACTCTGGAAGGTAGGAATGGTCTACAACCGCAATACACTTAACCAACGTATTCACTGTATTCTACTCTGAGCTATTAGTAGACACATGCAACATTGAATCATTATTCATTCAGGTAGTATTATAGTATATCTGTGTTCTCATATTGTTCCCAATGATTCATCACCCTCGCTCTCCTTTAGTGTGGTTTCTTCAAGAGAGCCCCACAAGACCAGTACGATGCAGCGTATCACAAGGCTCAGATCCATGTTCAGGCCTCTGATAAAGAGAAACTCACTACTGAGGCATAGTGCCCGT
This portion of the Oncorhynchus tshawytscha isolate Ot180627B linkage group LG26, Otsh_v2.0, whole genome shotgun sequence genome encodes:
- the LOC112225238 gene encoding integrin alpha-6 isoform X2, which codes for MVHPRIYFPIHVVLICLLEWTHISGFNLDTLNVLRKDGEPGSLFGFSLAMHRQLNPSDKTILLIGAPRAKALANQRANITGGLYSCDITTESDDCHRIDFDNEEDVRVENKENQWMGVTVNSQGPGGKIVTCAHRYQRRLFVDTAQESRDITGRCYILSQDLTIDESSDEDGGNWRFCEGRARGHERFGSCQQGLAATFTKDYHYVVFGAPGAYNWKGIVRVEQKNNTLLERGFYDDGPYEVGDENRLDPDLVPVPANSYLGFSIDSGHSITKGRGLTIVSGAPRANHCGAVVLLRKENEASARLSPEYILEGPGLASSFGYDVAVVDLNGDGWQDIVVGAPQFFMKERDFGGAVYVYINQAGKWDKITPIRLNGTKDSMFGLAVENIGDINQDSYQDIAVGAPYADAGAGKVYIYHGSAIGINTKPAQILEGMPNIIRLFGYSLAGNMDLDKNSYPDIAIGSLSDTVLVYRARPIISIQKDVKITPKEIDLTKKTCGNSICLTVEACFTYKANPVSYSPKLTIRYAFEGEADRRKQGLPSRILFLDKSRTDQDFQSTGTLDLRGQNKRACTKTKIKLQDNIRDKLHGIPIEVSLGIQGTKRQKRQNALPQLVPILDNSQPSKVVTEVNFLKEGCGNDNICQSSLQLEYRFCSKGLNQDIFPPLPMENGLPVISLSDQKDIALEVTVKNRNGDDAHEAKLVGMFPNALSYSGFRSQKMTRDKPVLCLANQNGSQTECELGNPFKRDSEVTFYIILSTAGISLDTAEINIDLELQTTSTQDKMGRVKAKAKVVIELLLSVAGVARPSQVYFGGDVKGESAIKTEEEIGGLIDYEFKIINLGKPLKSFGTASLNIQWPKENVDGKWLLYLVKISSTGLEEIPCSPETEINPLKHIQESSTSRKKREVGGKKSGSKMTLLDQKKHKILMCGNGYDARCVVIKCPLQGLDSSAVIALRCRLWNATFLENYANLNYLDIIVKASISLDAPAKNMVLRNAETQVRVTVFPEKAVTQYGGVPWWIILVAVLAGILMLALLVFLLWKCGFFKRAPQDQYDAAYHKAQIHVQASDKEKLTTEA
- the LOC112225238 gene encoding integrin alpha-6 isoform X1; the protein is MVHPRIYFPIHVVLICLLEWTHISGFNLDTLNVLRKDGEPGSLFGFSLAMHRQLNPSDKTILLIGAPRAKALANQRANITGGLYSCDITTESDDCHRIDFDNEEDVRVENKENQWMGVTVNSQGPGGKIVTCAHRYQRRLFVDTAQESRDITGRCYILSQDLTIDESSDEDGGNWRFCEGRARGHERFGSCQQGLAATFTKDYHYVVFGAPGAYNWKGIVRVEQKNNTLLERGFYDDGPYEVGDENRLDPDLVPVPANSYLGFSIDSGHSITKGRGLTIVSGAPRANHCGAVVLLRKENEASARLSPEYILEGPGLASSFGYDVAVVDLNGDGWQDIVVGAPQFFMKERDFGGAVYVYINQAGKWDKITPIRLNGTKDSMFGLAVENIGDINQDSYQDIAVGAPYADAGAGKVYIYHGSAIGINTKPAQILEGMPNIIRLFGYSLAGNMDLDKNSYPDIAIGSLSDTVLVYRARPIISIQKDVKITPKEIDLTKKTCGNSICLTVEACFTYKANPVSYSPKLTIRYAFEGEADRRKQGLPSRILFLDKSRTDQDFQSTGTLDLRGQNKRACTKTKIKLQDNIRDKLHGIPIEVSLGIQGTKRQKRQNALPQLVPILDNSQPSKVVTEVNFLKEGCGNDNICQSSLQLEYRFCSKGLNQDIFPPLPMENGLPVISLSDQKDIALEVTVKNRNGDDAHEAKLVGMFPNALSYSGFRSQKMTRDKPVLCLANQNGSQTECELGNPFKRDSEVTFYIILSTAGISLDTAEINIDLELQTTSTQDKMGRVKAKAKVVIELLLSVAGVARPSQVYFGGDVKGESAIKTEEEIGGLIDYEFKIINLGKPLKSFGTASLNIQWPKENVDGKWLLYLVKISSTGLEEIPCSPETEINPLKHIQESSTSRKKREVGGKKSGSKMTLLDQKKHKILMCGNGYDARCVVIKCPLQGLDSSAVIALRCRLWNATFLENYANLNYLDIIVKASISLDAPAKNMVLRNAETQVRVTVFPEKAVTQYGGVPWWIILVAVLAGILMLALLVFLLWKCGFFKRSEHDDSVPIYHAVRIRKGARQFKDRKAKLHSFEKKQWVTRWNENENYS